From a region of the Salvelinus alpinus chromosome 2, SLU_Salpinus.1, whole genome shotgun sequence genome:
- the LOC139568741 gene encoding N-acetyllactosaminide beta-1,3-N-acetylglucosaminyltransferase 2-like, with amino-acid sequence MHGCRKKTRVLCVMMMLNVFVFILVGVSRNLGQDKGDQRKPRIPSKRFWRKQMTSEIFWNKEQQRLDYIYNPILMSGLTNDSLLELPDWLNDTRSPDPCKPDYSVTTQVKDYNSLPPRFQDFLLHMRCRSYPMIMDQPRVCESKPYLLLAVKSLAPHFDRRQAIRESWGRVGVLANRTVATVFLLGNAVSVDHFPNLSGMLSHEARLYGDLLQWDYRDSFFNLTLKEVLFLDWFSQRCPDARFVFKGDDDVFVNTWRILDFLHNLPEIRARDLFIGDVITNAGPHRDRKLKYFIPESVFVGPYPPYAGGGGFLYSGELALQLHNISQQVALYPIDDVYTGMCLQKLGLVPEKHKGFRTFDIDEKYRGNPCAYKSLMLVHSRTPQEMIKIWAWLSDPDMNCQ; translated from the coding sequence ATGCACGGCTGTCGGAAGAAAACCAGGGTGCTGTGTGTGATGATGATGCTCAACGTCTTCGTCTTCATCCTCGTGGGCGTGTCTCGGAACCTGGGCCAGGATAAGGGGGACCAGCGAAAGCCACGCATTCCCTCCAAGAGGTTCTGGAGGAAGCAGATGACCAGTGAGATCTTCTGGAATAAGGAGCAGCAGAGGCTGGACTACATCTACAACCCCATCCTCATGTCGGGTTTGACCAATGACTCCCTCCTGGAGCTACCTGATTGGCTCAACGACACCAGGTCCCCGGACCCCTGCAAACCGGACTACAGCGTCACCACCCAGGTGAAGGACTACAACTCCCTGCCACCCCGCTTCCAGGACTTCCTGCTGCACATGCGCTGCCGCTCGTATCCGATGATCATGGACCAGCCACGCGTGTGCGAGAGCAAACCCTACCTCCTATTGGCCGTCAAGTCCCTGGCGCCCCACTTCGACCGGCGGCAGGCCATCCGGGAGTCGTGGGGGCGGGTGGGCGTTCTGGCCAATCGGACTGTAGCCACGGTCTTCCTCCTTGGAAATGCCGTGTCAGTCGACCACTTCCCCAACTTGTCTGGGATGCTCAGCCACGAGGCCAGACTTTACGGGGACCTCCTCCAGTGGGACTACCGAGACTCCTTCTTCAACCTCACCCTCAAAGAGGTGCTCTTCCTGGACTGGTTCAGCCAGCGTTGCCCCGACGCCCGCTTTGTCTTCAAGGGGGATGATGACGTCTTCGTCAACACCTGGAGGATCCTAGACTTCCTCCACAATCTTCCAGAGATCAGGGCCAGGGATCTGTTCATAGGGGATGTAATCACCAATGCCGGCCCGCACCGGGACCGGAAGCTCAAGTACTTCATCCCAGAGAGTGTGTTCGTGGGGCCATACCCGCCCTATGCCGGGGGAGGAGGGTTCCTGTACTCTGGGGAACTGGCACTGCAGTTGCACAACATCTCCCAGCAGGTGGCGCTGTATCCTATTGATGATGTCTACACAGGGATGTGTCTCCAGAAGCTGGGCTTGGTCCCGGAGAAGCACAAGGGCTTCAGGACGTTTGACATTGATGAGAAATACAGGGGCAACCCGTGCGCGTATAAGAGCTTAATGCTCGTGCACAGCAGGACGCCGCAGGAGATGATCAAAATCTGGGCCTGGCTCAGCGATCCAGATATGAACTGTCAGTGA
- the LOC139568742 gene encoding uncharacterized protein isoform X2 produces MPRNHSKLLFVRALLLAYGLFTANCDLSWVNRNDAYNPPDDHRGNEVNAFFALRSCHQVMRGKSGEFFSPDYLCSYPPLWCNWTIQVDPGERVLLHLEDFTQSDACSGKLDQIHLDEPLGVAGGHRILEKCWREAKYRSLSNILHVVQLIRGKPSPPHRGFYGRYEAFVPPVTYNAYGDTTEEDRKLMTEPKLTELEPFPSLRSFTKFLPMKRGEPTEAILLERPTPPAQTNPAMVFDYFDQLTSSSASNELPSWEAEEPMVREGPFKFDPFQREEEDWNRGISEGTDADESHLTKEDWEVGNLSGDVVDHESHLPLTPTPPIVFTRQGTSWSGSGATQTHTAHPGSDPSSHQPPFLNPKPSLRTPSAMRRNVDAQTTNTIPPTESNIVSHTTDVDDQGEESGNKELLKMTMEKVRNHTEVPHLPEDHLFEVAVEVNFLVAPEENWDYLVRSLLISVKSLINEQLEMIHTPKTLSSKRIKRLSAGVLYILWLYIGGGPEGVNVHRTLHPALQELLERVVSPRGSSTQGVIVSVSTSDVNECVTQLVLCDINAECVNRFGSYACRCHSGFEDMSRLGSGGTICVDTKAAGCTSERSSGMIKGIYVVCFLFSFLILLLLCTVGVLYHRHHRGAILVHCRRSSLGSIPPPDYKNSSIRSNSELPPPIRRPKEGWARGWARPKEGWAWARPKEGWARPKEGCPSVDLPLLRFSPLLPLDGYMEPGEGVKL; encoded by the exons ATGCCACGAAATCATTCAAAGTTACTATTTGTACGTGCACTACTACTTGCCTATGGTTTATTTACTGCGAACTGCGACCTGTCCTGG GTAAATAGGAATGACGCTTACAACCCTCCGG ATGACCACCGTGGTAATGAGGTCAATGCCTTCTTTGCACTGCGGAGCTGCCACCAGGTGATGCGCGGCAAGAGTGGCGAGTTCTTCTCCCCGGACTACCTGTGCTCCTACCCACCGCTCTGGTGTAACTGGACCATCCAGGTAGATCCTGGTGAACGTGTGCTCCTCCACCTAGAGGACTTCACCCAGTCAGACGCATGCAGCGGGAAGTTGGACCAGATCCACCTGGACGAGCCCCTGGGGGTTGCAGGGGGTCACAGGATCCTGGAGAAGTGTTGGCGTGAGGCCAAGTACAGGTCCCTCTCCAACATCCTCCATGTGGTTCAGCTGATCAGAGGCAAACCCAGTCCACCCCACAGGGGCTTCTATGGGCGTTACGAGGCGTTCGTACCGCCAGTCACGTACAATGCTTATGGTGATACCACTGAAGAAGACAGGAAGCTGATGACTGAACCAAAACTGACAGAACTGGAACCCTTTCCCTCTCTGAGAAGTTTCACCAAGTTTCTCCCCATGAAGAGGGGTGAACCTACGGAGGCCATTTTACTGGAGCGCCCCACCCCGCCAGCTCAGACCAACCCGGCGATGGTGTTTGACTATTTTGACCAACTCACTTCCTCCTCTGCGTCCAATGAGCTTCCATCATGGGAAGCAGAGGAGCCAATGGTCAGAGAGGGGCCCTTCAAGTTTGATCCTTttcagagagaggaagaagattgGAACAGAGGAATCTCAGAGGGGACTGACGCAGATGAGAGCCACTTGACAAAGGAAGACTGGGAAGTGGGTAACTTGAGTGGAGATGTGGTGGACCATGAATCCCATCTGCCCTTGACTCCCACTCCCCCCATAGTGTTCACTCGTCAGGGTACATCATGGTCAGGGAGTGGtgccacacagacccacacagcaCACCCTGGAAGTGACCCCTCCTCACACCAGCCCCCTTTCTTGAATCCCAAACCCTCGCTACGCACTCCATCTGCTATGCGAAGGAACGTGGATGCCCAAACTACAAATACCATCCCTCCTACCGAGTCAAACATTGTGTCACACACAACAGATGTGGATGACCAAGGTGAGGAGTCTGGCAATAAGGAATTGCTGAAAATGACCATGG AGAAAGTCAGAAATCACACCGAAGTACCACACTTACCAGAAG ACCACCTATTTGAGGTGGCTGTTGAAGTCAACTTCCTCGTGGCGCCAGAGGAGAATTGGGACTACCTTGTGAGATCACTGTTGATCTCAGTGAAGTCTCTG ATTAATGAGCAGTTGGAAATGATCCACACACCCAAAACCCTATCCTCCAAAAGAATAAAAAG GTTGAGTGCAGGAGTGCTTTACATCCTCTGGCTGTATATTGGGGGTGGGCCGGAAGGGGTGAATGTTCACAGGACCCTGCACCCGGCCCTGCAGGAGCTGTTAGAGAGGGTGGTTAGCCCCAGGGGCAGCTCAACACAGGGTGTCATCGTCTCTGTATCCACCTCTG atgTGAATGAGTGTGTGACCCAGCTGGTGCTGTGTGACATCAACGCAGAGTGTGTGAACCGCTTTGGTTCCTATGCATGCCGATGCCACTCCGGGTTCGAGGACATGTCTAGGCTGGGCTCAGGAGGAACCATTTGCGTGGACACCAAGGCCGCTG GCTGTACTTCGGAACGGTCCAGCGGGATGATCAAAGGCATCTACGTGGTGTGCTTCCTGTTCAGCTTCCTCATCCTGCTGCTCCTCTGTACCGTGGGCGTGCTGTACCACCGCCACCACCGGGGGGCCATCCTGGTCCACTGTCGGCGCAGCAGCCTCGGGAGCATCCCCCCTCCTGACTACAAAAACAGTTCCATCCGCTCCAACTCAGAGCTGCCCCCACCCATACGGCGCCCCAAGGAGGGCTGGGCTCGGGGCTGGGCTCGCCCCAAGGAGGGCTGGGCTTGGGCTCGCCCCAAGGAGGGCTGGGCTCGCCCCAAGGAGGGCTGCCCCTCGGTGGACCTGCCCTTGCTGCGCTTCAGCCCCCTGCTGCCTCTTGATGGGTACATGGAGCCAGGGGAGGGTGTCAAGCTTTGA
- the LOC139568742 gene encoding uncharacterized protein isoform X3 — MPRNHSKLLFVRALLLAYGLFTANCDLSWVNRNDAYNPPDDHRGNEVNAFFALRSCHQVMRGKSGEFFSPDYLCSYPPLWCNWTIQVDPGERVLLHLEDFTQSDACSGKLDQIHLDEPLGVAGGHRILEKCWREAKYRSLSNILHVVQLIRGKPSPPHRGFYGRYEAFVPPVTYNAYGDTTEEDRKLMTEPKLTELEPFPSLRSFTKFLPMKRGEPTEAILLERPTPPAQTNPAMVFDYFDQLTSSSASNELPSWEAEEPMVREGPFKFDPFQREEEDWNRGISEGTDADESHLTKEDWEVGNLSGDVVDHESHLPLTPTPPIVFTRQGTSWSGSGATQTHTAHPGSDPSSHQPPFLNPKPSLRTPSAMRRNVDAQTTNTIPPTESNIVSHTTDVDDQGEESGNKELLKMTMGESPASSATHTPTETQDPFDHLPDMVEPFFDSRQYKKVRNHTEVPHLPEDHLFEVAVEVNFLVAPEENWDYLVRSLLISVKSLINEQLEMIHTPKTLSSKRIKRLSAGVLYILWLYIGGGPEGVNVHRTLHPALQELLERVVSPRGSSTQGVIVSVSTSDVNECVTQLVLCDINAECVNRFGSYACRCHSGFEDMSRLGSGGTICVDTKAAGMDRHNESTITAVLRNGPAG; from the exons ATGCCACGAAATCATTCAAAGTTACTATTTGTACGTGCACTACTACTTGCCTATGGTTTATTTACTGCGAACTGCGACCTGTCCTGG GTAAATAGGAATGACGCTTACAACCCTCCGG ATGACCACCGTGGTAATGAGGTCAATGCCTTCTTTGCACTGCGGAGCTGCCACCAGGTGATGCGCGGCAAGAGTGGCGAGTTCTTCTCCCCGGACTACCTGTGCTCCTACCCACCGCTCTGGTGTAACTGGACCATCCAGGTAGATCCTGGTGAACGTGTGCTCCTCCACCTAGAGGACTTCACCCAGTCAGACGCATGCAGCGGGAAGTTGGACCAGATCCACCTGGACGAGCCCCTGGGGGTTGCAGGGGGTCACAGGATCCTGGAGAAGTGTTGGCGTGAGGCCAAGTACAGGTCCCTCTCCAACATCCTCCATGTGGTTCAGCTGATCAGAGGCAAACCCAGTCCACCCCACAGGGGCTTCTATGGGCGTTACGAGGCGTTCGTACCGCCAGTCACGTACAATGCTTATGGTGATACCACTGAAGAAGACAGGAAGCTGATGACTGAACCAAAACTGACAGAACTGGAACCCTTTCCCTCTCTGAGAAGTTTCACCAAGTTTCTCCCCATGAAGAGGGGTGAACCTACGGAGGCCATTTTACTGGAGCGCCCCACCCCGCCAGCTCAGACCAACCCGGCGATGGTGTTTGACTATTTTGACCAACTCACTTCCTCCTCTGCGTCCAATGAGCTTCCATCATGGGAAGCAGAGGAGCCAATGGTCAGAGAGGGGCCCTTCAAGTTTGATCCTTttcagagagaggaagaagattgGAACAGAGGAATCTCAGAGGGGACTGACGCAGATGAGAGCCACTTGACAAAGGAAGACTGGGAAGTGGGTAACTTGAGTGGAGATGTGGTGGACCATGAATCCCATCTGCCCTTGACTCCCACTCCCCCCATAGTGTTCACTCGTCAGGGTACATCATGGTCAGGGAGTGGtgccacacagacccacacagcaCACCCTGGAAGTGACCCCTCCTCACACCAGCCCCCTTTCTTGAATCCCAAACCCTCGCTACGCACTCCATCTGCTATGCGAAGGAACGTGGATGCCCAAACTACAAATACCATCCCTCCTACCGAGTCAAACATTGTGTCACACACAACAGATGTGGATGACCAAGGTGAGGAGTCTGGCAATAAGGAATTGCTGAAAATGACCATGGGTGAGTCTCCAGCATCCAGTGCCACTCATACACCCACTGAGACCCAGGATCCCTTTGACCATCTCCCAGACATGGTTGAACCGTTCTTCGACAGCAGACAATATA AGAAAGTCAGAAATCACACCGAAGTACCACACTTACCAGAAG ACCACCTATTTGAGGTGGCTGTTGAAGTCAACTTCCTCGTGGCGCCAGAGGAGAATTGGGACTACCTTGTGAGATCACTGTTGATCTCAGTGAAGTCTCTG ATTAATGAGCAGTTGGAAATGATCCACACACCCAAAACCCTATCCTCCAAAAGAATAAAAAG GTTGAGTGCAGGAGTGCTTTACATCCTCTGGCTGTATATTGGGGGTGGGCCGGAAGGGGTGAATGTTCACAGGACCCTGCACCCGGCCCTGCAGGAGCTGTTAGAGAGGGTGGTTAGCCCCAGGGGCAGCTCAACACAGGGTGTCATCGTCTCTGTATCCACCTCTG atgTGAATGAGTGTGTGACCCAGCTGGTGCTGTGTGACATCAACGCAGAGTGTGTGAACCGCTTTGGTTCCTATGCATGCCGATGCCACTCCGGGTTCGAGGACATGTCTAGGCTGGGCTCAGGAGGAACCATTTGCGTGGACACCAAGGCCGCTGGTATGGACCGCCACAATGAGTCGACGATTACG GCTGTACTTCGGAACGGTCCAGCGGGATGA
- the LOC139568742 gene encoding uncharacterized protein isoform X1, producing the protein MPRNHSKLLFVRALLLAYGLFTANCDLSWVNRNDAYNPPDDHRGNEVNAFFALRSCHQVMRGKSGEFFSPDYLCSYPPLWCNWTIQVDPGERVLLHLEDFTQSDACSGKLDQIHLDEPLGVAGGHRILEKCWREAKYRSLSNILHVVQLIRGKPSPPHRGFYGRYEAFVPPVTYNAYGDTTEEDRKLMTEPKLTELEPFPSLRSFTKFLPMKRGEPTEAILLERPTPPAQTNPAMVFDYFDQLTSSSASNELPSWEAEEPMVREGPFKFDPFQREEEDWNRGISEGTDADESHLTKEDWEVGNLSGDVVDHESHLPLTPTPPIVFTRQGTSWSGSGATQTHTAHPGSDPSSHQPPFLNPKPSLRTPSAMRRNVDAQTTNTIPPTESNIVSHTTDVDDQGEESGNKELLKMTMGESPASSATHTPTETQDPFDHLPDMVEPFFDSRQYKKVRNHTEVPHLPEDHLFEVAVEVNFLVAPEENWDYLVRSLLISVKSLINEQLEMIHTPKTLSSKRIKRLSAGVLYILWLYIGGGPEGVNVHRTLHPALQELLERVVSPRGSSTQGVIVSVSTSDVNECVTQLVLCDINAECVNRFGSYACRCHSGFEDMSRLGSGGTICVDTKAAGCTSERSSGMIKGIYVVCFLFSFLILLLLCTVGVLYHRHHRGAILVHCRRSSLGSIPPPDYKNSSIRSNSELPPPIRRPKEGWARGWARPKEGWAWARPKEGWARPKEGCPSVDLPLLRFSPLLPLDGYMEPGEGVKL; encoded by the exons ATGCCACGAAATCATTCAAAGTTACTATTTGTACGTGCACTACTACTTGCCTATGGTTTATTTACTGCGAACTGCGACCTGTCCTGG GTAAATAGGAATGACGCTTACAACCCTCCGG ATGACCACCGTGGTAATGAGGTCAATGCCTTCTTTGCACTGCGGAGCTGCCACCAGGTGATGCGCGGCAAGAGTGGCGAGTTCTTCTCCCCGGACTACCTGTGCTCCTACCCACCGCTCTGGTGTAACTGGACCATCCAGGTAGATCCTGGTGAACGTGTGCTCCTCCACCTAGAGGACTTCACCCAGTCAGACGCATGCAGCGGGAAGTTGGACCAGATCCACCTGGACGAGCCCCTGGGGGTTGCAGGGGGTCACAGGATCCTGGAGAAGTGTTGGCGTGAGGCCAAGTACAGGTCCCTCTCCAACATCCTCCATGTGGTTCAGCTGATCAGAGGCAAACCCAGTCCACCCCACAGGGGCTTCTATGGGCGTTACGAGGCGTTCGTACCGCCAGTCACGTACAATGCTTATGGTGATACCACTGAAGAAGACAGGAAGCTGATGACTGAACCAAAACTGACAGAACTGGAACCCTTTCCCTCTCTGAGAAGTTTCACCAAGTTTCTCCCCATGAAGAGGGGTGAACCTACGGAGGCCATTTTACTGGAGCGCCCCACCCCGCCAGCTCAGACCAACCCGGCGATGGTGTTTGACTATTTTGACCAACTCACTTCCTCCTCTGCGTCCAATGAGCTTCCATCATGGGAAGCAGAGGAGCCAATGGTCAGAGAGGGGCCCTTCAAGTTTGATCCTTttcagagagaggaagaagattgGAACAGAGGAATCTCAGAGGGGACTGACGCAGATGAGAGCCACTTGACAAAGGAAGACTGGGAAGTGGGTAACTTGAGTGGAGATGTGGTGGACCATGAATCCCATCTGCCCTTGACTCCCACTCCCCCCATAGTGTTCACTCGTCAGGGTACATCATGGTCAGGGAGTGGtgccacacagacccacacagcaCACCCTGGAAGTGACCCCTCCTCACACCAGCCCCCTTTCTTGAATCCCAAACCCTCGCTACGCACTCCATCTGCTATGCGAAGGAACGTGGATGCCCAAACTACAAATACCATCCCTCCTACCGAGTCAAACATTGTGTCACACACAACAGATGTGGATGACCAAGGTGAGGAGTCTGGCAATAAGGAATTGCTGAAAATGACCATGGGTGAGTCTCCAGCATCCAGTGCCACTCATACACCCACTGAGACCCAGGATCCCTTTGACCATCTCCCAGACATGGTTGAACCGTTCTTCGACAGCAGACAATATA AGAAAGTCAGAAATCACACCGAAGTACCACACTTACCAGAAG ACCACCTATTTGAGGTGGCTGTTGAAGTCAACTTCCTCGTGGCGCCAGAGGAGAATTGGGACTACCTTGTGAGATCACTGTTGATCTCAGTGAAGTCTCTG ATTAATGAGCAGTTGGAAATGATCCACACACCCAAAACCCTATCCTCCAAAAGAATAAAAAG GTTGAGTGCAGGAGTGCTTTACATCCTCTGGCTGTATATTGGGGGTGGGCCGGAAGGGGTGAATGTTCACAGGACCCTGCACCCGGCCCTGCAGGAGCTGTTAGAGAGGGTGGTTAGCCCCAGGGGCAGCTCAACACAGGGTGTCATCGTCTCTGTATCCACCTCTG atgTGAATGAGTGTGTGACCCAGCTGGTGCTGTGTGACATCAACGCAGAGTGTGTGAACCGCTTTGGTTCCTATGCATGCCGATGCCACTCCGGGTTCGAGGACATGTCTAGGCTGGGCTCAGGAGGAACCATTTGCGTGGACACCAAGGCCGCTG GCTGTACTTCGGAACGGTCCAGCGGGATGATCAAAGGCATCTACGTGGTGTGCTTCCTGTTCAGCTTCCTCATCCTGCTGCTCCTCTGTACCGTGGGCGTGCTGTACCACCGCCACCACCGGGGGGCCATCCTGGTCCACTGTCGGCGCAGCAGCCTCGGGAGCATCCCCCCTCCTGACTACAAAAACAGTTCCATCCGCTCCAACTCAGAGCTGCCCCCACCCATACGGCGCCCCAAGGAGGGCTGGGCTCGGGGCTGGGCTCGCCCCAAGGAGGGCTGGGCTTGGGCTCGCCCCAAGGAGGGCTGGGCTCGCCCCAAGGAGGGCTGCCCCTCGGTGGACCTGCCCTTGCTGCGCTTCAGCCCCCTGCTGCCTCTTGATGGGTACATGGAGCCAGGGGAGGGTGTCAAGCTTTGA